The genomic segment AACAGGAACTGGCTAATTAAAATATAGTACACAAATCCCTAAGAGGGAATATTTTACAAGTGATTACAATAAAGTTTTTGAAGATGACGACCAGTTAGAATAACTCTAGAGCTAACAAGTCCCGTGAACTTCCCTTCATCCCTTCTAAGCCCCGGGACGAGTGCCAAGACACAACCCAACCTCTACTCCCAGTCCGGTTTCATGGACCTCGACCACAGCCTCTTCACGGCCTTCTTCACTTCAGCGTTTCTCAGGGAGTAGATGAGAGGGTTGAGGAGAGGCGTGATCACCGTGTAGAAAATGGCCACCACCTTGTCCACAGGCAGGGTGGCAGAAGGCCTCAGGTAGATGAAGATGCAGGGCCCAAAGAACAAGGTCACCACGGTGATGTGGGACGCACAGGTGGACAGGGCCTTGCGCCGCCCCTCAGAACTCCGAGTCCTCAGATGGAGCAGGATGACCACATAGGAGGCTAAGAGGACCACAAAGCAGAGCACAGACAGGGTCCCCCCGTTGGCAACAATCAGCAGGCCAATGAGGAAGGTGTCAGAGCAGGCGAGTTTGAGCACGGGAAGCACGTCGCAGAAATAGTGGTCGATCACGTTGGGGCCACAGAAAGGCAAGCGGAATGTGAGCAGGATTTGGGCTAAAGAATGCACAAGGCCCCCCAGCCATGTTATTCCCACCAGGACAGCACACACCTGCCGGTCCATGATGGTGGTGTAG from the Desmodus rotundus isolate HL8 chromosome 5, HLdesRot8A.1, whole genome shotgun sequence genome contains:
- the LOC128780988 gene encoding olfactory receptor 4X2-like; amino-acid sequence: MANTHNVTEFIFLGLSPNQGVQKVCFVMFLLLYTAIVLGNFLIVLTVFASRSLCSPMYFFLSYLSFVEICYASTTAPKLISDLLAERKAISLWGCMTQVFFIHFFGGTEFFLLTVMAYDRYVAICKPLHYTTIMDRQVCAVLVGITWLGGLVHSLAQILLTFRLPFCGPNVIDHYFCDVLPVLKLACSDTFLIGLLIVANGGTLSVLCFVVLLASYVVILLHLRTRSSEGRRKALSTCASHITVVTLFFGPCIFIYLRPSATLPVDKVVAIFYTVITPLLNPLIYSLRNAEVKKAVKRLWSRSMKPDWE